One window of Legionella pneumophila subsp. pneumophila str. Philadelphia 1 genomic DNA carries:
- the aph(9)-Ia gene encoding aminoglycoside O-phosphotransferase APH(9)-Ia, giving the protein MLRNNIPDQHLIELLKVYYGIDIHTVQLIVGGADMNAFGYKADSESNSYFVKLKYGHHDEINLSIIRLLHDSGVKEIVFPINTLEANLFQQVDHVKIIVYPFIDAPNGFTKNLTEKQWKQLGKILRQIHGTSVPTSIQQRLRKETYSPKWREMVRSFYSQIRFDESDDQITTDFKSFFNQNIDSIHQLVNSSEELSKKIRPDFEKYVLCHSDIHAGNVLVVDEESIYIIDWDEPMFAPKERDLMFIGGGIGNVWNKPHEIDCFYEGYGKTSIDKTILSYYRHERIVEDIAVYGHDLLSHDQNAQSRLESFKHFKSMFDPNDVIEIAFASYFNLLFFRIIQ; this is encoded by the coding sequence ATGCTAAGAAATAACATTCCGGATCAACACCTCATTGAGCTTTTGAAAGTCTATTATGGAATTGATATTCATACTGTACAACTCATCGTGGGCGGTGCTGATATGAATGCCTTTGGATATAAAGCAGATTCAGAATCCAATTCTTATTTCGTAAAGCTAAAATACGGCCATCATGATGAAATTAATTTATCAATCATCCGTCTCTTGCATGACTCTGGAGTAAAAGAAATTGTTTTTCCTATCAACACACTCGAAGCAAACTTATTTCAGCAAGTGGATCATGTTAAAATAATTGTGTATCCATTTATTGATGCGCCCAATGGTTTCACCAAAAATTTAACAGAAAAACAGTGGAAACAGCTTGGGAAAATATTAAGACAAATCCATGGAACCTCTGTTCCCACCTCGATACAACAGCGATTAAGAAAAGAAACTTACTCGCCTAAATGGCGTGAAATGGTTAGGTCTTTTTACAGTCAAATTAGATTTGATGAGTCTGATGATCAAATTACCACTGACTTCAAATCTTTTTTTAATCAAAATATCGACTCTATCCATCAATTAGTCAATTCTTCAGAAGAACTGTCTAAAAAAATTCGACCTGATTTCGAAAAATATGTACTTTGTCATTCTGACATACATGCAGGCAATGTGTTGGTCGTTGATGAGGAGTCCATTTACATTATTGATTGGGATGAGCCCATGTTCGCACCAAAAGAACGTGATTTGATGTTCATTGGCGGAGGCATTGGTAATGTATGGAATAAACCTCATGAAATTGATTGTTTTTATGAAGGTTATGGTAAAACAAGCATCGATAAAACCATTTTATCTTATTACAGACATGAGCGAATTGTTGAAGATATAGCCGTGTATGGACATGACTTGCTTTCACATGATCAAAATGCTCAGTCCAGACTTGAAAGTTTTAAACATTTTAAGTCGATGTTTGATCCAAATGATGTTATTGAAATAGCTTTTGCATCATATTTTAATCTCTTATTTTTCCGCATTATTCAATAG
- a CDS encoding gamma-glutamylcyclotransferase family protein, with translation MSKTYTEKLFSYGTLRYEKVQIANFGRKMQGQEDVLQGFKLTTIEIKNSAVVATSGDNFHPIISYTGNPSDKVPGIVFTISKEELAQADKYEVSEYKRVNVKLNSGVNAWVYINAQDLYGNNQAKS, from the coding sequence ATGAGCAAAACGTACACAGAAAAGTTATTTTCATACGGGACCTTACGCTATGAAAAAGTACAAATTGCTAATTTTGGTAGAAAAATGCAAGGCCAAGAAGATGTATTGCAAGGATTCAAATTAACCACGATTGAAATTAAAAATTCAGCCGTTGTTGCGACAAGTGGCGATAATTTTCATCCCATTATTTCGTATACGGGCAATCCCTCAGACAAAGTTCCAGGTATCGTATTTACTATCAGCAAAGAAGAATTAGCACAAGCTGATAAATATGAAGTCTCTGAATATAAACGTGTGAATGTCAAATTGAACTCAGGGGTGAATGCATGGGTTTATATCAATGCTCAAGATCTCTATGGTAATAACCAAGCAAAAAGCTAA
- the lem10 gene encoding Dot/Icm T4SS effector Lem10 — MVTKIIWVSNNGKPNLKIEFVSEEEKSNFFKEVKKKASELGLNFPLVQGSGNSLLIEASNYPINPCGCYISPGGKLAINFGKVELSHFILPKVGVKTEHAEIFKDHNTIFFHKHKLPGVNSELTFIPTGTPVIVPVTKPATTSPAFFNPSKSGDSSISISAIGNVDSPMIRITFQNQTEREFFLNKITDKAKSLGVNISTHPFEIKEPNMVLIKPSKYPDNKLGCYISKNKEIAINFGRTDFRDFVLSNLGVGSHLGTCPTKNETGNDTFYFHQENLSLNGPALSVNTKITKEIEKNDYLLSANGSKAIDFVWSNFLKHPYNPKLKQPDANVKAAWEKHADWEHWSNMGQDWSLNTPSGLVPRPNHGIAHTLRVAQLVPVIAEFLKAYSGDPKFQKLTQKEIQKAQYMMLFSVIGRENDMSWTDANHYQQAFKEAYNGQYSKHIYATFKENAQKGFLNHVVTNKSSLIPSLFSDESELQYWAEALDTGKPGISSASGILMALAHDLDLMRCYDKGKFNSLKMKDLVARLGGNEDAAKKLADYAHDLIVATGDRCMGYGVTQDYNYSLFGKCSLDPNECLKQLQSIPKPETTLANQYGI, encoded by the coding sequence ATGGTTACGAAAATAATTTGGGTTTCTAATAATGGTAAACCTAATTTAAAAATTGAATTTGTTAGTGAGGAAGAAAAAAGTAATTTTTTCAAGGAGGTAAAGAAAAAAGCAAGCGAATTAGGACTAAATTTTCCATTAGTGCAAGGCTCTGGAAATTCTCTTCTGATAGAAGCTTCAAATTACCCAATTAATCCTTGTGGTTGTTATATATCCCCAGGTGGGAAATTAGCTATTAATTTTGGAAAAGTGGAGTTGAGTCATTTTATATTACCTAAAGTAGGCGTGAAAACAGAACATGCCGAGATTTTCAAGGACCACAATACTATTTTCTTCCATAAACATAAACTTCCAGGTGTGAATTCTGAATTAACGTTCATACCGACTGGCACACCTGTTATTGTTCCCGTAACAAAACCGGCGACTACTTCTCCAGCATTTTTTAATCCTTCAAAGTCAGGGGATTCTTCGATTTCTATTAGTGCGATAGGAAACGTTGATAGTCCGATGATAAGAATTACTTTTCAAAATCAAACGGAGCGAGAGTTTTTTCTAAATAAAATAACAGATAAAGCAAAAAGTTTAGGAGTCAATATCTCAACTCATCCTTTTGAAATCAAAGAACCTAATATGGTACTTATTAAACCTTCTAAATACCCGGACAATAAATTAGGTTGCTATATTTCAAAGAATAAGGAAATTGCAATTAATTTTGGAAGGACAGATTTTAGAGACTTTGTGTTGTCTAATCTCGGAGTAGGCTCTCATTTAGGGACCTGCCCAACAAAAAATGAAACAGGTAACGACACTTTCTATTTTCATCAGGAGAATCTTTCTTTAAATGGCCCTGCATTATCAGTAAATACCAAAATAACCAAAGAAATAGAGAAAAATGATTATCTACTATCTGCTAATGGCTCCAAGGCCATTGATTTTGTTTGGAGTAATTTTTTAAAACATCCTTATAATCCTAAACTGAAGCAGCCAGATGCTAATGTAAAAGCAGCTTGGGAAAAGCATGCTGATTGGGAACATTGGTCCAATATGGGACAGGATTGGTCATTAAATACTCCCTCGGGTTTAGTTCCCAGGCCAAATCATGGAATTGCTCATACGTTACGAGTCGCACAGCTTGTACCAGTCATTGCTGAATTTTTGAAAGCATATTCAGGTGATCCAAAATTCCAAAAATTAACGCAAAAAGAAATACAAAAAGCACAATACATGATGTTATTTTCAGTAATTGGGCGTGAAAACGATATGAGTTGGACAGATGCCAATCATTACCAGCAGGCATTTAAGGAAGCATACAATGGACAGTATTCCAAGCACATCTATGCTACTTTCAAAGAAAATGCTCAAAAAGGTTTTTTAAATCATGTGGTTACCAATAAATCGTCATTAATTCCTTCACTATTTTCCGATGAAAGCGAGCTTCAATATTGGGCTGAAGCTTTGGACACCGGTAAGCCCGGAATTTCTTCTGCCTCGGGCATACTTATGGCTCTGGCTCATGATTTGGACCTCATGAGATGCTATGACAAAGGAAAATTTAATAGTCTGAAGATGAAGGATTTAGTTGCAAGGCTTGGAGGAAATGAAGATGCAGCAAAGAAACTGGCTGATTATGCTCATGATCTGATTGTAGCGACTGGGGATCGATGCATGGGTTATGGGGTAACTCAGGATTATAATTACTCTCTTTTTGGCAAATGCAGCCTTGATCCCAATGAGTGTCTAAAGCAGCTTCAAAGTATTCCTAAACCAGAGACAACCTTGGCAAATCAATATGGTATTTGA
- the pepN gene encoding aminopeptidase N, with the protein MKTDQSKVKKLSDYKSLDYFVIHVDLQIDLSKKPVESKARLTVVPNLNVDSHSNDLVLDGENMTLVSLQMNDNLLKENEYELTKDSLIIKNIPQNTPFTIEMTSLLGENTDLFGLYETEGVALVKAESEGLRRVFYLPDRPDNLATYKTTIIANQEDYPVLLSNGVLIEKKELPLGLHSVTWLDDVPKPSYLFALVAGNLQRSVTYYQTKSGRELPIEFYVPPSATSKCDFAKEVLKEAMAWDERTFNLECALRQHMVAGVDKYASGASEPTGLNLFNTENLFASPETKTDLGILRVLEVVAHEFFHYWSGDRVTIRDWFNLPLKEGLTTFRAAMFREELFGTDLIRLLDGKNLDERAPRQSAYTAVRSLYTAAAYEKSADIFRMMMLFIGKEPFIEAVAKFFKDNDGGAVTLEDFIESISNSSGKDLRSFLSWFTESGIPELIVTDELNPDTKQYFLKIKTVNGRNRPIPILMGLLDSSGAEIVADKLLIVDQEEIEFQFENIQTRPIPSLLRSFSAPVHMKYEYSYQDLLLLMQFDTNLYNRCEAAKQLISALINDFCIGKKIELSPQFFAVYKALLSDNSLNEWMLAELITLPSLEELIENQDKPDFEKLNEGRQLIQNALANELKTDFYNLLFRIQISGDDDKQKLKGFDLKQAGLRRLKSVCFSYLLNVDFEKTKEKLILQFEDALGKNMTETALALSMLCEINCEEADVALEDYYHYWKNDPGAVNNWFSIQALAHSPDVIERVKKLMRHGDFDLSNPNKVYALLGSFIKNPFGFHSVTGEGYQLVADAIFDLDKINPTLAANLTEKFTYWDKYDVNRQAMMISTLKIIYSNATSSDVRTMAKKGLDKVKEDLPLPIHLTFHGGSTMQDRTAQLIADGNKENAYQLH; encoded by the coding sequence ATGAAAACAGATCAATCCAAGGTAAAAAAGTTAAGCGATTATAAGAGCCTTGATTATTTTGTAATTCACGTTGATTTGCAAATTGATCTCAGCAAAAAACCAGTTGAATCCAAAGCCCGTCTTACAGTAGTTCCCAACCTGAATGTTGATTCACATTCAAACGATTTGGTATTGGATGGTGAGAATATGACATTAGTATCGTTACAAATGAACGATAATTTATTGAAAGAAAATGAATATGAGCTAACTAAAGATTCTTTAATAATTAAAAACATACCTCAAAATACCCCCTTTACTATAGAAATGACCTCTCTGCTCGGTGAAAATACCGATTTGTTTGGGTTGTATGAAACAGAGGGCGTGGCCTTAGTCAAGGCAGAGTCTGAGGGATTACGCCGAGTATTTTATTTGCCAGACAGACCTGATAATCTCGCGACTTATAAAACCACTATCATCGCAAATCAGGAAGATTATCCTGTTCTACTTTCAAATGGTGTGCTAATTGAGAAAAAAGAACTTCCTTTGGGTCTGCATTCTGTAACCTGGCTGGATGATGTCCCAAAGCCAAGTTATTTATTTGCTTTGGTCGCAGGCAATTTACAGCGATCAGTCACTTATTATCAAACAAAATCTGGCCGTGAATTACCCATCGAATTCTATGTTCCACCATCAGCCACATCAAAATGTGATTTTGCAAAAGAAGTATTGAAAGAAGCAATGGCATGGGATGAACGTACTTTTAATTTAGAATGTGCCTTGAGACAACATATGGTAGCCGGGGTTGATAAATATGCGTCAGGTGCTTCCGAGCCAACCGGATTAAATTTATTTAATACAGAAAATCTATTTGCAAGCCCTGAAACTAAAACCGATTTAGGCATTTTACGCGTGTTGGAAGTGGTTGCCCATGAGTTTTTTCATTATTGGTCAGGAGATCGAGTCACTATAAGAGATTGGTTTAATTTACCATTAAAGGAAGGTCTTACTACGTTTAGAGCTGCTATGTTCAGAGAGGAGCTGTTTGGTACTGATCTGATAAGATTACTTGATGGCAAGAATTTGGATGAAAGAGCACCACGACAAAGTGCCTACACAGCAGTTAGAAGCCTATATACTGCTGCAGCCTATGAAAAAAGTGCTGATATTTTTCGTATGATGATGTTGTTTATAGGTAAAGAACCCTTTATTGAAGCAGTAGCTAAGTTTTTTAAGGATAATGATGGAGGTGCAGTTACTCTGGAGGATTTTATTGAATCAATTAGCAACTCTTCTGGTAAAGATCTTCGTTCTTTTTTGTCCTGGTTTACTGAATCTGGAATTCCTGAATTGATAGTAACAGATGAATTGAATCCAGATACAAAGCAATATTTTTTAAAAATTAAAACAGTCAATGGGAGAAATCGCCCCATTCCTATCCTTATGGGTTTGCTCGATAGTTCGGGGGCAGAAATTGTAGCTGATAAATTATTAATCGTTGATCAGGAGGAAATCGAGTTTCAATTTGAAAATATCCAGACCCGCCCTATTCCATCGTTATTACGTAGTTTTTCTGCCCCTGTACACATGAAATATGAATATTCTTATCAAGATTTATTATTGTTGATGCAATTCGACACTAATTTGTATAATCGTTGTGAGGCAGCAAAGCAACTTATTTCAGCTTTAATTAACGATTTTTGTATAGGGAAAAAAATAGAATTATCTCCTCAGTTCTTCGCTGTTTACAAGGCATTACTTTCTGATAACTCTTTAAATGAATGGATGCTAGCTGAATTAATTACCTTACCGTCTTTAGAAGAGTTGATTGAAAATCAGGATAAGCCTGATTTTGAAAAATTAAATGAGGGGCGTCAATTAATACAAAATGCCCTTGCAAATGAATTGAAAACGGATTTTTATAATCTCCTTTTTAGAATACAAATATCTGGGGATGATGATAAACAAAAATTAAAAGGTTTTGATTTGAAGCAAGCGGGATTGCGGCGTTTAAAATCCGTATGTTTTTCTTATTTGCTAAATGTTGATTTTGAAAAAACAAAGGAGAAACTGATTCTTCAATTTGAGGATGCTTTAGGCAAAAATATGACAGAGACTGCTTTGGCTTTAAGCATGTTATGCGAAATAAATTGTGAGGAAGCGGATGTTGCATTAGAGGATTATTATCATTATTGGAAAAATGATCCGGGCGCCGTAAATAACTGGTTCAGTATTCAAGCATTAGCGCACTCCCCTGATGTGATAGAGCGGGTAAAAAAATTAATGCGTCATGGTGATTTTGATTTGTCTAATCCTAACAAGGTGTATGCTCTGCTAGGATCATTTATAAAAAACCCATTTGGATTTCATTCTGTTACAGGTGAAGGTTACCAACTGGTTGCTGATGCCATTTTTGACTTGGATAAAATTAATCCAACTTTGGCTGCCAATCTAACTGAAAAATTTACTTATTGGGATAAATACGATGTAAATAGGCAAGCTATGATGATTAGCACTTTAAAAATAATCTACTCTAATGCTACTTCATCTGATGTGAGAACAATGGCAAAAAAGGGATTGGATAAGGTAAAAGAAGATCTCCCATTACCAATCCATTTGACTTTTCATGGGGGATCAACGATGCAGGATAGAACAGCTCAATTAATTGCTGATGGAAATAAGGAAAATGCTTATCAATTGCATTGA